The Silvanigrella paludirubra genome includes a window with the following:
- a CDS encoding calcium-binding protein codes for MKFNKHAFRHDVTKFPMIIIIATSFYGCKKDEENKNIEDYQNISSYFSSCTQDSPEYNEIKKNLSENDQNQFFKKLKYINSVAFNELHLQHKSVSEMIDFLNNIENTNGKNEFIKKKIDYFKEDLKSISKEIIKLKNSNNLIKFKLTNKNFKPIYDTVDINKRTINLLDTNTNEVTIHNLSDSELDYVSNYKKIINNHYKTEFNTTSFSSIQKYTFKGIEKFASVANKYNVIMNIITTPNAINGIYDSFKNGQIKDGILYTSHFIANNADLSLDLYKSVKGAAYWNGHQNAFKGITKLQVAINFASAGIEIYQAVELFNAAKIETDPFKKQDYLVNASLTTASAVTSVGTALLLPLSAKAGPIGAAIGFTIMFSQGTYNAVRTADELRRLGFKESDVINYSIGKFFGQYDEHNDPQFIAKNEAFRIENNYLSKVLEDNNNAFLTELNNQEKTELFFYKKIIHPKIHYYIPFTNEVQKMNSAIGGKHRQSVTTTTLGKEIEGERHICLTNNSYYFADNKNLVNNEIQQIKNKHNQSIQTYYSILEKKQTGIPVNVPENVNRIYSKITYKNKTYPCPSIANDSPMIEKITKIDHNNIIESKKANLYLLGFADQGKHGNMISSIIAEQNSINLFTIHPSTFMLHIIGGVKEDIFEFYDIIQSQQIDKGYIDGSNGIDTVSFVGIKDKNLIISLDQNLNIATNFPTLKNIENVNGSFNNDIIHGNNENNSLFGNEGDDTLFGYDGNDVLYPGKGKDKLIGGSKNDTYIILKKDLIIDEKTNLIDSSKIIDNYDESFKKNSQDNYDAIMTDLENIVTRKNGEDLLIGFYENSLFNPAIKVKDYFKNEKYQHLYISDLKGNILSSKNGNLFEVFENDKFISPEVNIDTLKMKSEHSTIDMNLLFNDANEKPKILLAFSGLDFGNIDLSGLQNMDFGNIDLSGLQNLDSGKDKVYLKYEENSKPKNNNLKDSIQKEKPKKSAYKFKNIIGTSGNENIIGNKNNNILHGEGGFDNINGNEGDDTISIILDKPFNINIKNDLLKSLFTNNENLFYSKLTGGEGHDNYLINTNNKKDKDEVFFTLIENSSNINKIDNLFFNDFENRISNIYFSSFTDSANNNKHLKIRFVESILNREYIVIIKDWFSSIDKRHLQIQVGDQITIPNTILDQITNYLVNENNSQDNLLDIIRNYFTEKTIDKNYFTINLKNNSNNFLNNSFNIIPSFNQFNSINFESLNNINGQEVLKISRIDNDIILQFNEDNKNSNQIYIFVKNYYLNNNLIKHNTNINVNNNNYINSKSFIEIASDLEDGSVFEIKK; via the coding sequence AATCCGTCTCAGAAATGATTGATTTTTTAAATAACATTGAAAATACAAATGGAAAAAATGAATTTATTAAGAAAAAAATTGACTATTTTAAAGAAGATCTTAAAAGCATTTCTAAAGAAATAATTAAATTAAAAAACTCAAATAACTTAATTAAATTTAAATTAACAAATAAAAATTTTAAACCAATCTATGATACCGTAGATATAAATAAAAGAACAATTAACTTACTTGATACAAATACAAATGAAGTAACAATTCACAATCTCTCCGATTCAGAACTTGATTATGTAAGTAATTATAAAAAAATAATAAATAATCATTATAAAACAGAATTTAATACAACAAGTTTTTCAAGTATACAAAAATATACTTTTAAAGGGATAGAAAAATTTGCTAGTGTTGCCAATAAATACAATGTAATAATGAATATTATAACTACGCCAAATGCAATAAATGGCATATATGATTCATTTAAAAATGGACAAATAAAGGATGGTATTCTTTATACCTCACACTTCATTGCAAATAATGCAGATTTATCTTTAGATTTATATAAGTCTGTCAAAGGGGCTGCTTATTGGAATGGACACCAAAACGCTTTTAAAGGAATCACAAAATTACAAGTAGCAATAAATTTTGCTTCTGCTGGTATTGAAATTTATCAAGCGGTTGAGTTATTTAATGCTGCTAAAATTGAAACCGATCCATTTAAAAAACAAGATTATTTGGTGAATGCAAGCTTGACGACAGCGAGCGCTGTTACTTCAGTTGGAACTGCTTTATTATTACCACTTTCAGCAAAAGCGGGTCCAATAGGTGCGGCCATAGGATTTACAATTATGTTTTCACAAGGAACATACAATGCTGTGAGAACTGCCGATGAATTAAGACGACTAGGTTTTAAAGAAAGTGATGTAATTAATTATTCAATTGGAAAATTTTTTGGACAATACGATGAACATAACGATCCTCAATTCATAGCAAAAAATGAAGCTTTCCGAATAGAAAATAACTATTTAAGTAAAGTGCTTGAAGACAATAACAACGCTTTCCTAACCGAATTAAATAATCAAGAAAAAACGGAATTATTCTTTTATAAGAAAATCATACATCCGAAAATTCATTATTATATTCCATTTACTAATGAAGTTCAAAAAATGAACTCAGCCATTGGGGGTAAACATAGACAGTCTGTAACGACAACTACATTAGGAAAAGAAATAGAAGGCGAAAGGCATATATGTTTAACTAATAATTCTTATTATTTTGCTGATAACAAAAATTTAGTTAATAATGAAATTCAACAAATAAAAAATAAACACAATCAAAGTATACAAACTTATTATTCTATTTTAGAAAAAAAACAAACAGGTATTCCAGTAAATGTACCTGAAAATGTAAATAGAATATACAGTAAAATTACTTATAAAAATAAAACCTATCCTTGCCCTTCTATTGCTAATGATTCACCAATGATCGAAAAAATTACTAAAATAGATCACAACAATATTATTGAATCAAAAAAAGCAAATTTGTATTTATTGGGTTTTGCTGATCAAGGTAAACATGGAAATATGATTAGCTCTATTATTGCTGAGCAAAACAGTATTAATTTATTTACTATTCATCCCTCTACATTTATGCTGCATATCATTGGCGGCGTAAAAGAAGATATTTTTGAATTTTATGATATTATTCAAAGTCAACAAATAGATAAAGGGTATATTGATGGTTCAAATGGAATAGATACAGTAAGTTTTGTTGGTATTAAAGATAAAAATTTAATCATTTCACTTGATCAAAATTTAAATATTGCGACAAATTTTCCGACTCTAAAAAACATAGAAAATGTAAATGGTTCATTTAATAATGATATAATACATGGAAATAATGAAAATAATAGTCTATTTGGTAACGAAGGAGATGATACTTTATTTGGATATGATGGTAATGATGTTCTTTATCCAGGAAAAGGAAAAGATAAGTTAATAGGAGGTTCTAAAAATGATACCTATATTATTTTAAAGAAAGACCTTATTATCGATGAAAAAACAAACTTAATAGATAGCTCTAAAATTATTGATAATTACGATGAGTCATTTAAGAAAAATTCTCAGGATAATTATGATGCTATTATGACAGATTTAGAAAATATTGTAACCAGAAAAAATGGTGAAGATCTCTTAATTGGATTTTATGAAAATTCACTATTTAATCCTGCAATTAAAGTTAAAGATTATTTTAAAAATGAAAAATACCAACATCTATATATTTCAGACTTAAAAGGAAATATTTTATCTTCTAAAAATGGAAATTTATTTGAAGTATTTGAAAATGATAAATTCATATCACCTGAAGTAAATATTGACACATTAAAAATGAAATCAGAACATTCAACAATTGATATGAATTTATTATTTAATGATGCCAATGAAAAACCAAAAATCTTATTAGCCTTTAGTGGTTTGGATTTTGGGAATATTGATTTAAGTGGATTACAAAATATGGATTTTGGGAATATTGATTTAAGTGGATTACAAAATTTGGATTCTGGTAAGGATAAAGTTTATTTAAAATATGAGGAAAATTCAAAACCTAAAAATAACAATTTGAAAGACTCAATACAAAAAGAAAAGCCCAAAAAAAGCGCGTATAAATTTAAAAATATAATAGGTACTTCTGGTAATGAAAATATTATTGGAAATAAAAATAATAATATTTTACATGGAGAAGGAGGTTTTGATAATATTAATGGAAATGAAGGAGATGACACTATTTCAATAATATTAGATAAACCATTTAATATAAATATAAAAAACGATTTATTAAAGAGTTTATTCACCAATAATGAGAATTTATTCTATTCCAAGTTAACAGGTGGGGAAGGACACGATAATTACTTAATAAACACAAATAACAAAAAAGATAAAGATGAAGTATTTTTTACTTTAATTGAAAACTCTAGCAATATAAACAAAATTGATAATTTATTTTTTAATGATTTTGAAAATAGAATTTCAAATATTTATTTTTCTAGTTTTACAGATTCCGCTAATAATAATAAACACTTAAAAATTAGATTTGTAGAATCAATTTTGAATAGAGAATACATAGTAATAATAAAGGATTGGTTTTCATCGATTGATAAAAGACATTTACAAATCCAAGTTGGCGATCAAATTACAATTCCAAACACTATCTTAGATCAAATTACAAATTATTTGGTTAATGAAAACAATTCTCAAGATAATTTACTAGATATTATTAGAAATTATTTCACAGAAAAAACAATTGATAAGAATTATTTTACAATTAATTTAAAAAATAATAGCAATAATTTTTTAAATAATTCATTTAATATAATTCCTTCATTCAACCAATTTAATTCTATAAATTTTGAATCATTAAACAATATTAATGGTCAAGAAGTTTTAAAAATATCAAGAATAGATAATGATATTATCCTTCAATTCAATGAAGACAATAAAAATTCAAATCAAATTTATATATTTGTAAAAAATTATTATTTAAATAACAATCTAATAAAACACAATACTAATATTAATGTAAATAACAATAATTATATTAACAGTAAAAGTTTTATAGAAATAGCATCAGATCTTGAAGATGGATCTGTTTTTGAAATTAAAAAATAA